In a single window of the Arachis hypogaea cultivar Tifrunner chromosome 6, arahy.Tifrunner.gnm2.J5K5, whole genome shotgun sequence genome:
- the LOC112755991 gene encoding uncharacterized protein — protein MGRAPCCDKANVKRGPWSPDEDATLKNYLHTHGTGGNWIALPRKAGLRRCGKSCRLRWLNYLRPDIKHGGFTEQEDQIICTLYTQMGSRWSAIASQLPGRTDNDVKNYWNTKLKKKLMAGKVISPNNNNNNKTLLTTQQNSDFQDNKNCSPPSSSSSLVHLPILSNDINNFSSNLSLDLIHQQLYSPQFMNLEIDGANSRSNKNNNSSNIEGSTSSSSLALLDYKGGSSLLEEEKQHGVGDDNDESNKEFLMDLGFDGVPTYYDIVNGLNCHERVVGEFSQSISSCCYSEWVDFNCAEIKPH, from the exons ATGGGAAGAGCTCCTTGTTGTGACAAAGCAAATGTGAAGAGAGGACCATGGTCTCCTGATGAGGATGCAACACTCAAGAACTATCTTCACACTCATGGCACTGGAGGAAATTGGATTGCATTACCAAGAAAAGCtg gTCTAAGGAGGTGTGGGAAGAGTTGCCGTCTAAGGTGGCTGAATTATCTAAGGCCAGATATAAAACATGGAGGATTTACTGAACAAGAGGATCAAATCATTTGCACTCTCTATACTCAAATGGGAAGCAG ATGGTCTGCAATAGCATCTCAACTTCCTGGCAGAACAGACAATGATGTCAAAAACTATTGGAACACCAAGCTCAAGAAGAAGCTAATGGCAGGAAAAGTAATTtcccctaataataataataataataaaacattatTGACTACTCAACAAAACTCAGATTTTCAAGATAATAAAAATTGTTCAccaccctcatcatcatcatcattagtgCATCTTCCAATTTTAAGCAATGATATTAATAATTTTAGTTCTAACCTAAGTCTTGACCTAATTCATCAACAACTCTATAGTCCACAATTTATGAATTTAGAAATTGATGGTGCAAATTCAAGGagcaacaagaacaataatagtAGTAATATTGAAGGTTCAACTTCTTCTTCATCACTTGCATTATTGGACTACAAGGGTGGATCATCACTTCTAGAAGAAGAAAAACAACATGGTGTtggtgatgataatgatgaatCTAATAAGGAATTCTTGATGGATTTAGGGTTTGATGGAGTTCCTACTTATTATGATATTGTTAATGGTCTTAATTGTCATGAGAGAGTAGTTGGTGAGTTTTCTCAAAGTATTAGTAGTTGTTGTTACTCTGAGTGGGTTGATTTCAACTGTGCTGAAATTAAGCCACAttga
- the LOC112755992 gene encoding RNA pseudouridine synthase 3, mitochondrial, with amino-acid sequence MLNNINNSSHSWLWFVARHYSRIRPPKPVPVESVIRVSNNVARLGSRKEGPKPRQLLSLPPFPGHPLPGRNSNESFQDGQQHDGYVTAVNWIKYYFKGILGSVIESHFREGLVQMEDPISDNNLSQNEEPRRPLRKIRPNEVMKQGARIHIPVSIAEARISKRYDAIPSGTLYPNADEIKYLQRLVIYKDLAIMVLNKPPKLPVKGNLPVHNSMDALAAAALSYDYDEGPKLVHRLDRETSGIILFGRKEESVSHLQWLFSNINNAKSSSKVWNDACESTYQRYWALVIGTPKEKEGVICAPLRKVLLDDGKTERVVLAHHSSMEPRQEAVTEYRVLGPKINGCSWVELRPLTYRKHQLRVHCAEALGTPIVGDYKYGWFVHSRWKQMPRVDVEPTTGKPYKMRRPEGLDVQKGSVLSKVPLLHLHCRELVLPNIAKFLRVFNKSSEELPRSLSAEPDVLRFVATMPSHMKISWNLMSSYLV; translated from the exons ATGTTGAACAACATAAATAACAGTAGCCATTCATGGCTGTGGTTTGTGGCGAGGCACTACTCTAGGATTCGTCCTCCAAAGCCTGTCCCTGTTGAATCAGTGATCAGGGTGTCCAACAACGTTGCTCGTTTGGGTTCTCGGAAAGAAGGCCCGAAGCCGAGGCAGCTACTGTCTTTGCCACCTTTTCCTGGTCACCCTTTGCCCGGAAGGAACTCAAATGAAAGTTTTCAAGATGGGCAGCAACATGATGGTTATGTCACTGCTGTTAATTGGATCAAGTATTACTTCAAGGGCATATTGGGTTCTGTCATTGAGTCTCATTTCAGGGAGGGTCTT GTCCAAATGGAGGACCCAATTTCTGACAATAATTTATCTCAGAATGAAGAGCCAAGGAGACCCTTGCGAAAG ATTAGACCTAATGAAGTAATGAAGCAAGGGGCAAGAATTCATATCCCTGTGTCAATTGCCGAGGCTAGAATTTCCAAAAGATATGATGCTATACCAAGTGGAACACTATATCCCAATGCTGATGAAATTAAGTATCTGCAAAGGCTTGTCATTTATAAG GACTTGGCTATCATGGTGCTAAATAAACCCCCAAAATTGCCGGTTAAG GGGAATCTGCCAGTTCATAACAGCATGGATGCATTAGCAGCTGCAGCACTATCCTATGATTATGATGAGGGTCCTAAACTG GTCCACCGTCTTGACAGGGAGACCAGTGGCATCATTTTAtttggcagaaaagaagaaagtgtGTCTCACCTGCAGTGGCTGTTCAGTAACATAAACAATGCAAAATCTTCTAGTAAG gTTTGGAATGATGCATGTGAATCTACATATCAGAGGTATTGGGCACTAGTCATAGGGACTCCCAAGGAGAAGGAAGGTGTAATTTGTGCTCCCCTTAGAAAG GTGCTCTTGGATGATGGGAAGACAGAGAGGGTCGTATTAGCTCACCATTCAAGTATGGAACCGCGCCAAGAGGCTGTAACTGAATATCGAGTCCTTGGTCCAAAGATAAATGGATGCTCCTGGGTGGAGCTGCGACCACTTACGTACCGGAAGCATCAG TTGCGTGTCCATTGTGCTGAAGCACTTGGCACTCCGATAGTGGGCGACTACAAGTATGGTTGGTTTGTACACAGTCGTTGGAAACAAATGCCCCGAGTTGATGTCGAGCCAACGACTGGAAAACCATACAAGATGAGGAGACCAGAAGGCCTAGATGTTCAGAAGGGAAGTGTATTATCCAAGGTCCCCCTATTGCATCTTCACTGCAGAGAACTTGTACTTCCCAACATAGCTAAGTTTCTTCGTGTTTTCAATAAGAGTTCAGAAGAACTGCCTCGTTCGCTTAGCGCAGAACCTGATGTTCTTCGCTTTGTGGCAACAATGCCATCGCATATGAAAATTAGTTGGAATCTTATGTCATCATATTTAGTCTGA
- the LOC112755993 gene encoding endo-1,4-beta-xylanase 1 isoform X1: MKSLCACFFTSSVFNSHSHSHWNHNHSHSHSQSQIMAGSISGPSGGNAANILLNHDFSGGLDSWHVNCCDGYVVSAEEVSQLGISMETDGNCAVITSRKECWQGLEQDITSRVSIGSTYIVSALVGISGLSQGSNDVQATLKLEYHDSATSYLFIGRTSVTRGNWKKLEGTFSLSTMPKRVVFYLEGPAPGVDILIRPVEIGCSNPNNNIARTGCVSTGEDNIVINPQFDDGLNNWSGRGCKIALHDSMGDGKILPKSGKFFASATERTQSWNGIQQDITGRVQRKLAYEVTTSVRIFGNNVTTADVRATLYVQTSDLRDQYIGIANVQATDKDWIDMQGKFLLNGSPSKVVIYLEGPPPGTDILVNSLVVKRAPKTPPSTPPDIKGVAFGVNVIENSNLADGTNGWYPLGNCTLSVKTGSPHIMPPMARDSLGPHELLSGRYILVTNRTQTWMGPAQTITDKLKLFVTYQVSAWVRLGSGSSGPQNVNVALGVDNQWVNGGQTEVSDQRWHEIGGSFRIEKQPSKVMVYVQGPASGVDLMVAGLQIFPVDRHARFKYLKSQTDKIRKRDVTLKFSGLDASNYSKTSVQVRQIQNNFPVGTCISRMNIDNEDFVDFFVKHFNWAVFGNELKWYWTEPQQGNFNYKDADDLLNLCQKNKIETRGHCIFWEVDGTVQQWIKALNKTDLMAAVQNRLNGLLTRYKGKFNHYDVNNEMLHGSFYQDRLGKDIRANMFKTANQLDPAATLFVNDYHVEDGCDTRSCPEKYIEHILDLQEQGSPVGGIGIQGHIDSPVGPIVCSSLDKLGILGLPIWFTELDVSSTNEYVRADDLEVMLREAMAHPAVEGLMLWGFWELFMSRDNSHLVNAEGEINEAGKRFLALKQEWLSHSHGNVDQQGQYNFRGFHGTYKVDIVIDTKKVSKTFVLDKGDSPMVVSIDF; encoded by the exons ATGAAGAGTTTGTGTGCTTGCTTCTTCACAAGCAGTGTCTTCAACTCTCACTCCCACTCTCACTGGAACCATAACCATTCTCATTCTCATTCTCAATCTCAG ATCATGGCGGGAAGCATCTCTGGTCCGAGTGGGGGCAATGCCGCTAACATTTTACTGAATCATGACTTCTCCGGAGGGTTGGATTCTTGGCATGTCAATTGCTGCGACGGCTATGTAGTTTCAGCTGAAGAAGTTTCCCAATTAGGAATATCAATGGAGACAGATGGTAATTGTGCTGTTATCACCAGCCGAAAAGAATGCTGGCAAGGTCTCGAGCAAGACATCACAAGCAGAGTTTCCATTGGCTCCACTTACATAGTTTCAGCTCTTGTTGGAATATCCGGCCTGTCTCAGGGATCTAATGATGTCCAAGCTACTCTGAAACTTGAATATCACGATTCGGCTACTAGTTACTTGTTCATTGGAAG AACTTCTGTTACAAGGGGAAACTGGAAAAAGCTGGAAGGGACATTTTCATTGTCAACTATGCCAAAACGAGTTGTATTTTATTTGGAAGGACCTGCTCCTGGAGTTGATATACTCATTCGCCCAGTAGAGATCGGCTGTTCAAATCCGAACAACAAT ATTGCAAGAACTGGATGTGTTTCTACTGGAGAAGATAATATCGTAATAAACCCGCAATTTGATGATGGCTTGAACAATTGGTCCGGAAGAGGCTGtaagattgcattgcatgattccATGGGAGATGGGAAAATTCTACCTAAGTCTGGCAAGTTCTTTGCATCAGCGACTGAACGTACACAAAGCTGGAATGGAATTCAGCAGGATATCACCGGAAGAGTGCAGCGCAAGCTCGCCTACGAGGTCACTACTTCAGTTCGAATATTTGGAAACAATGTCACTACTGCTGATGTTCGCGCTACTTTGTATGTCCAAACATCAGATCTTCGAGACCAGTACATCGGCATTGCCAA TGTGCAGGCAACAGACAAAGATTGGATTGATATGCAGGGAAAGTTCCTTCTAAATGGATCCCCATCAAAAGTGGTAATTTATTTAGAGGGTCCTCCGCCGGGTACTGACATTCTTGTTAATAGTTTGGTTGTAAAGCGTGCGCCTAAGACACCTCCATCAACACCACCGGACATAAAG GGTGTTGCTTTTGGGGTTAATGTAATTGAGAACAGCAATCTGGCTGATGGCACTAATGGATGGTATCCCCTTGGTAACTGCACATTGAGTGTTAAAACCGGCTCGCCACATATAATGCCGCCGATGGCAAGAGACTCTCTAGGACCACATGAGCTTCTAAGTGGACGCTACATACTTGTAACAAACCGCACACAAACATGGATGGGTCCTGCTCAGACTATCACTGATAAATTGAAACTCTTTGTGACTTATCAAGTATCGGCTTGGGTTCGGCTTGGTTCAGGATCATCCGGGCCACAGAATGTGAATGTTGCCCTTGGTGTTGACAACCAGTGGGTCAATGGAGGACAAACTGAGGTATCCGATCAAAGATGGCATGAAATCGGTGGGTCGTTTAGAATCGAAAAGCAGCCATCAAAGGTTATGGTTTATGTCCAAGGTCCTGCTTCAGGTGTTGACTTAATGGTTGCTGGACTTCAAATTTTTCCTGTTGATAGACATGCAAGGTTTAAATATCTAAAGTCTCAAACAGACAAG ATCCGAAAGCGTGATGTTACCCTGAAATTCTCCGGACTGGATGCAAGCAACTACTCGAAAACCTCAGTGCAAGTCAGACAAATTCAGAATAATTTTCCAGTTGGAACATGCATCAGCAGGATGAACATTGACAATGAGGATTTTGTAGACTTCTTTGTGAAACATTTTAACTGGGCTGTGTTTGGTAATGAGTTGAAATGGTACTGGACCGAGCCGCAACAGGGGAATTTCAACTACAAGGATGCAGATGATCTCTTAAACTTGTGTCAGAAGAACAAGATAGAAACTCGCGGCCATTGTATCTTCTGGGAAGTGGATGGAACCGTCCAGCAATGGATTAAAGCGCTGAACAAAACTGACCTCATGGCGGCCGTCCAGAACAGATTAAACGGCCTGCTTACTCGGTATAAAGGCAAGTTCAATCACTATGATGTTAACAATGAAATGCTGCATGGTTCATTTTACCAGGACAGGTTAGGTAAGGACATAAGGGCCAACATGTTTAAGACTGCGAATCAACTTGATCCGGCCGCTACCCTTTTCGTGAATGATTATCACGTGGAAGATGGATGTGACACCAGATCATGTCCGGAAAAATACATTGAACATATTCTTGATTTGCAAGAACAGGGGTCCCCTGTTGGTGGAATTGGAATTCAAGGCCATATAGATAGTCCGGTTGGGCCTATCGTTTGTTCATCCCTTGATAAACTGGGAATTCTTGGCTTACCTATATGGTTCACCGAGCTAGATGTGTCGTCGACTAACGAATATGTTAGAGCAGACGATTTGGAAGTTATGTTGAGGGAAGCCATGGCTCACCCGGCCGTCGAAGGCCTAATGCTGTGGGGATTTTGGGAGTTGTTCATGAGCCGGGACAACTCTCACTTGGTTAATGCAGAAGGTGAAATCAATGAAGCTGGAAAAAGGTTCCTTGCTCTTAAGCAAGAATGGCTTTCTCATAGCCATGGAAATGTTGATCAGCAAGGTCAATACAACTTTAGAGGCTTTCATGGAACATACAAGGTTGATATTGTCATTGATACAAAGAAAGTTTCCAAGACCTTTGTCCTTGACAAGGGTGACTCTCCAATGGTGGTTTCCATAGACTTCTAA
- the LOC112755993 gene encoding endo-1,4-beta-xylanase 1 isoform X2: MAGSISGPSGGNAANILLNHDFSGGLDSWHVNCCDGYVVSAEEVSQLGISMETDGNCAVITSRKECWQGLEQDITSRVSIGSTYIVSALVGISGLSQGSNDVQATLKLEYHDSATSYLFIGRTSVTRGNWKKLEGTFSLSTMPKRVVFYLEGPAPGVDILIRPVEIGCSNPNNNIARTGCVSTGEDNIVINPQFDDGLNNWSGRGCKIALHDSMGDGKILPKSGKFFASATERTQSWNGIQQDITGRVQRKLAYEVTTSVRIFGNNVTTADVRATLYVQTSDLRDQYIGIANVQATDKDWIDMQGKFLLNGSPSKVVIYLEGPPPGTDILVNSLVVKRAPKTPPSTPPDIKGVAFGVNVIENSNLADGTNGWYPLGNCTLSVKTGSPHIMPPMARDSLGPHELLSGRYILVTNRTQTWMGPAQTITDKLKLFVTYQVSAWVRLGSGSSGPQNVNVALGVDNQWVNGGQTEVSDQRWHEIGGSFRIEKQPSKVMVYVQGPASGVDLMVAGLQIFPVDRHARFKYLKSQTDKIRKRDVTLKFSGLDASNYSKTSVQVRQIQNNFPVGTCISRMNIDNEDFVDFFVKHFNWAVFGNELKWYWTEPQQGNFNYKDADDLLNLCQKNKIETRGHCIFWEVDGTVQQWIKALNKTDLMAAVQNRLNGLLTRYKGKFNHYDVNNEMLHGSFYQDRLGKDIRANMFKTANQLDPAATLFVNDYHVEDGCDTRSCPEKYIEHILDLQEQGSPVGGIGIQGHIDSPVGPIVCSSLDKLGILGLPIWFTELDVSSTNEYVRADDLEVMLREAMAHPAVEGLMLWGFWELFMSRDNSHLVNAEGEINEAGKRFLALKQEWLSHSHGNVDQQGQYNFRGFHGTYKVDIVIDTKKVSKTFVLDKGDSPMVVSIDF, encoded by the exons ATGGCGGGAAGCATCTCTGGTCCGAGTGGGGGCAATGCCGCTAACATTTTACTGAATCATGACTTCTCCGGAGGGTTGGATTCTTGGCATGTCAATTGCTGCGACGGCTATGTAGTTTCAGCTGAAGAAGTTTCCCAATTAGGAATATCAATGGAGACAGATGGTAATTGTGCTGTTATCACCAGCCGAAAAGAATGCTGGCAAGGTCTCGAGCAAGACATCACAAGCAGAGTTTCCATTGGCTCCACTTACATAGTTTCAGCTCTTGTTGGAATATCCGGCCTGTCTCAGGGATCTAATGATGTCCAAGCTACTCTGAAACTTGAATATCACGATTCGGCTACTAGTTACTTGTTCATTGGAAG AACTTCTGTTACAAGGGGAAACTGGAAAAAGCTGGAAGGGACATTTTCATTGTCAACTATGCCAAAACGAGTTGTATTTTATTTGGAAGGACCTGCTCCTGGAGTTGATATACTCATTCGCCCAGTAGAGATCGGCTGTTCAAATCCGAACAACAAT ATTGCAAGAACTGGATGTGTTTCTACTGGAGAAGATAATATCGTAATAAACCCGCAATTTGATGATGGCTTGAACAATTGGTCCGGAAGAGGCTGtaagattgcattgcatgattccATGGGAGATGGGAAAATTCTACCTAAGTCTGGCAAGTTCTTTGCATCAGCGACTGAACGTACACAAAGCTGGAATGGAATTCAGCAGGATATCACCGGAAGAGTGCAGCGCAAGCTCGCCTACGAGGTCACTACTTCAGTTCGAATATTTGGAAACAATGTCACTACTGCTGATGTTCGCGCTACTTTGTATGTCCAAACATCAGATCTTCGAGACCAGTACATCGGCATTGCCAA TGTGCAGGCAACAGACAAAGATTGGATTGATATGCAGGGAAAGTTCCTTCTAAATGGATCCCCATCAAAAGTGGTAATTTATTTAGAGGGTCCTCCGCCGGGTACTGACATTCTTGTTAATAGTTTGGTTGTAAAGCGTGCGCCTAAGACACCTCCATCAACACCACCGGACATAAAG GGTGTTGCTTTTGGGGTTAATGTAATTGAGAACAGCAATCTGGCTGATGGCACTAATGGATGGTATCCCCTTGGTAACTGCACATTGAGTGTTAAAACCGGCTCGCCACATATAATGCCGCCGATGGCAAGAGACTCTCTAGGACCACATGAGCTTCTAAGTGGACGCTACATACTTGTAACAAACCGCACACAAACATGGATGGGTCCTGCTCAGACTATCACTGATAAATTGAAACTCTTTGTGACTTATCAAGTATCGGCTTGGGTTCGGCTTGGTTCAGGATCATCCGGGCCACAGAATGTGAATGTTGCCCTTGGTGTTGACAACCAGTGGGTCAATGGAGGACAAACTGAGGTATCCGATCAAAGATGGCATGAAATCGGTGGGTCGTTTAGAATCGAAAAGCAGCCATCAAAGGTTATGGTTTATGTCCAAGGTCCTGCTTCAGGTGTTGACTTAATGGTTGCTGGACTTCAAATTTTTCCTGTTGATAGACATGCAAGGTTTAAATATCTAAAGTCTCAAACAGACAAG ATCCGAAAGCGTGATGTTACCCTGAAATTCTCCGGACTGGATGCAAGCAACTACTCGAAAACCTCAGTGCAAGTCAGACAAATTCAGAATAATTTTCCAGTTGGAACATGCATCAGCAGGATGAACATTGACAATGAGGATTTTGTAGACTTCTTTGTGAAACATTTTAACTGGGCTGTGTTTGGTAATGAGTTGAAATGGTACTGGACCGAGCCGCAACAGGGGAATTTCAACTACAAGGATGCAGATGATCTCTTAAACTTGTGTCAGAAGAACAAGATAGAAACTCGCGGCCATTGTATCTTCTGGGAAGTGGATGGAACCGTCCAGCAATGGATTAAAGCGCTGAACAAAACTGACCTCATGGCGGCCGTCCAGAACAGATTAAACGGCCTGCTTACTCGGTATAAAGGCAAGTTCAATCACTATGATGTTAACAATGAAATGCTGCATGGTTCATTTTACCAGGACAGGTTAGGTAAGGACATAAGGGCCAACATGTTTAAGACTGCGAATCAACTTGATCCGGCCGCTACCCTTTTCGTGAATGATTATCACGTGGAAGATGGATGTGACACCAGATCATGTCCGGAAAAATACATTGAACATATTCTTGATTTGCAAGAACAGGGGTCCCCTGTTGGTGGAATTGGAATTCAAGGCCATATAGATAGTCCGGTTGGGCCTATCGTTTGTTCATCCCTTGATAAACTGGGAATTCTTGGCTTACCTATATGGTTCACCGAGCTAGATGTGTCGTCGACTAACGAATATGTTAGAGCAGACGATTTGGAAGTTATGTTGAGGGAAGCCATGGCTCACCCGGCCGTCGAAGGCCTAATGCTGTGGGGATTTTGGGAGTTGTTCATGAGCCGGGACAACTCTCACTTGGTTAATGCAGAAGGTGAAATCAATGAAGCTGGAAAAAGGTTCCTTGCTCTTAAGCAAGAATGGCTTTCTCATAGCCATGGAAATGTTGATCAGCAAGGTCAATACAACTTTAGAGGCTTTCATGGAACATACAAGGTTGATATTGTCATTGATACAAAGAAAGTTTCCAAGACCTTTGTCCTTGACAAGGGTGACTCTCCAATGGTGGTTTCCATAGACTTCTAA